A genomic segment from bacterium encodes:
- a CDS encoding MFS transporter, which translates to MRKIIADYIIDIKLITRNIHLFLFGGLLMGLLVASMQLLMNLYLKDMGFGESFIGRTLSFNALGGVLAALPAAYLAARFHIKPILIVATIFMALTFFAMGHAESQAIILIAGLLFGFFSTIRGIIAAPFIMRNSSERERMLVFTANYSLWMVAAIVGSYLGGWLHDYFLVYFEGSVPTAELEIYAYRYAMLVTTVIGLTAIFPFMFIKAKRPEPEELARAFSWKVFKANWRLLFKLNVPFMLLGTGAGLIIPFLNLYFRERFALNANQIGVYFSILSIVMLFAVMLVPILKKRLGFIKTVVMTELLSIPFMLVLCLTNDLSMAFWAFLFRGALMNMGSPVTTGFMMEAVPSEMHGIVNSFSSMSWTVASAISTQIGGTIIEKSGFETSFYWAIGLYLASAFSYFYYFSKCEIRSGETIRIDHAAIR; encoded by the coding sequence ATGCGAAAAATCATCGCTGATTATATCATCGATATCAAGCTCATTACTCGCAATATCCATCTCTTCCTCTTTGGCGGTCTCTTGATGGGGCTGCTCGTTGCCTCGATGCAACTGCTAATGAATCTCTATCTCAAAGACATGGGCTTCGGCGAATCGTTTATCGGTCGCACACTTTCGTTCAATGCCTTGGGTGGAGTACTTGCCGCACTGCCGGCTGCATATCTTGCCGCACGTTTTCATATCAAGCCGATATTGATTGTCGCCACCATCTTCATGGCATTGACATTCTTCGCAATGGGACATGCCGAGTCGCAGGCGATTATCCTGATCGCTGGTTTGCTGTTTGGCTTCTTCTCGACCATCCGCGGCATCATTGCTGCACCGTTTATCATGCGCAACAGCAGCGAGCGGGAGCGAATGTTGGTGTTCACCGCTAACTACTCGCTTTGGATGGTAGCGGCAATTGTCGGTTCCTATCTCGGCGGCTGGCTGCACGACTACTTCCTGGTTTACTTCGAAGGCAGCGTCCCCACAGCCGAACTCGAAATCTACGCCTATCGCTATGCGATGCTGGTTACGACCGTGATCGGCTTGACGGCTATCTTCCCATTCATGTTCATCAAGGCGAAACGCCCTGAACCGGAGGAATTAGCGCGAGCATTCTCGTGGAAGGTCTTCAAAGCCAACTGGCGCCTGTTGTTCAAGTTGAATGTACCATTCATGCTTCTCGGTACCGGTGCCGGGCTGATCATCCCTTTTCTAAACCTCTATTTTCGCGAACGATTTGCACTCAATGCCAATCAAATTGGCGTCTATTTTTCGATATTGAGTATCGTGATGCTGTTCGCCGTGATGTTGGTGCCGATTCTGAAGAAGCGGCTCGGATTTATCAAAACTGTTGTTATGACCGAGCTGCTGTCAATTCCATTTATGCTCGTCCTTTGCCTCACCAACGACCTCTCCATGGCATTTTGGGCGTTCCTGTTTCGCGGTGCATTGATGAATATGGGCAGTCCGGTAACGACCGGGTTTATGATGGAAGCCGTCCCGTCCGAAATGCACGGCATCGTCAATTCGTTTTCGAGCATGTCCTGGACAGTCGCATCGGCAATTTCAACGCAAATTGGCGGTACAATCATCGAAAAAAGCGGGTTTGAAACCTCATTCTATTGGGCCATTGGACTTTATCTGGCGTCGGCTTTCAGCTACTTCTATTACTTCTCCAAGTGCGAGATTCGCTCCGGCGAAACGATCCGGATTGACCATGCCGCAATTCGCTAA
- the argS gene encoding arginine--tRNA ligase, producing MSTLDIKNRIAELVSPQVGVSAEEIAGMFELPKQPEHGDLALPCFRFAKQMRKAPPVIAKEIFDQSFGGSLPNGVSRIEPMGGYLNFTLDTGSALADRLKAVLLAGNNFGNTSEGNGKKVLVEFSSVNIAKPFGVGHLRTTILGAALARIYAKLGYETVRINHLGDWGTQFGNLIAAYRMWGSEYKFAENPIKDLYQLYVRYHAAAKEDASLVDKGRDEFRKLEQGDKENHDLWERFIEYSMIDFSRVYHMLNVEFDYYTGESFYRDKMDAVIKQLEDKKLLMQSDGATIVDLEEFGLPPCLIKKSDESTLYATRDLTALLYRKEHFKFDKILYVVGSSQKLHFQQFFKVAELMGNDWVKNAIHVEFGWVKFGEQAMSTRSGTLIFFEDVITQAKALSREIINAENPDVADADWTAERVAVAALIFTQLRVRRNKDVNFVWEEALSFKGETGPYLQYTHARLSSLIQKYGKTLPEADADLSLLGEEEKNVIKWFEIYPERLRQAAESYETSGLADFLLNLAGAFNSYWQRIRIITDDAALTKARMQMAYAVRIVLANGLRVLGIEPLEKM from the coding sequence TTGAGTACTCTGGATATAAAGAATCGCATCGCTGAATTAGTCTCGCCGCAAGTCGGTGTTTCCGCCGAAGAGATCGCCGGAATGTTCGAGTTGCCCAAACAACCGGAACATGGCGACTTGGCTTTGCCCTGCTTCCGTTTCGCCAAGCAGATGCGCAAAGCACCGCCCGTGATTGCCAAAGAGATCTTTGATCAGAGCTTTGGCGGATCGCTCCCGAATGGTGTCTCACGAATCGAACCGATGGGCGGATATCTGAATTTCACCCTCGACACCGGCTCAGCACTGGCCGATCGCTTAAAGGCTGTTCTCCTCGCTGGCAACAACTTCGGCAACACGTCTGAAGGCAACGGCAAAAAGGTCCTCGTCGAGTTCTCATCCGTCAATATTGCCAAACCTTTCGGAGTCGGACATTTGCGCACAACCATTCTCGGTGCTGCGCTGGCTCGAATCTATGCCAAACTTGGCTATGAGACAGTCCGGATCAATCATCTCGGTGACTGGGGAACGCAGTTCGGCAATTTGATCGCCGCCTACCGGATGTGGGGAAGTGAGTACAAGTTCGCCGAGAATCCCATCAAGGACCTCTATCAACTGTATGTGCGCTATCACGCCGCCGCAAAGGAAGACGCTTCACTTGTCGACAAGGGGCGCGATGAGTTTCGCAAACTCGAGCAGGGCGACAAAGAGAATCACGATCTGTGGGAACGCTTCATCGAGTACAGCATGATCGATTTTAGCCGCGTCTACCATATGCTCAATGTCGAGTTTGACTATTACACCGGCGAATCGTTCTACCGCGACAAGATGGACGCTGTCATTAAACAGCTCGAAGACAAAAAGCTCCTCATGCAGAGCGACGGCGCAACAATTGTCGATCTCGAGGAATTCGGTTTGCCGCCATGCTTGATCAAAAAGTCAGACGAATCAACCCTCTACGCAACCCGCGACTTGACAGCTTTGCTTTACCGCAAAGAGCACTTCAAGTTCGACAAGATCCTGTACGTGGTCGGCTCGTCGCAGAAATTGCATTTCCAGCAATTCTTCAAAGTCGCCGAATTGATGGGTAACGATTGGGTCAAGAATGCCATCCATGTCGAATTCGGCTGGGTTAAGTTCGGCGAACAGGCGATGTCTACCCGCAGCGGTACCCTGATATTCTTTGAGGATGTCATCACGCAAGCCAAAGCGCTATCTCGCGAAATCATCAATGCTGAGAACCCGGATGTCGCTGACGCCGACTGGACTGCCGAACGCGTTGCCGTGGCGGCGCTGATTTTCACGCAGTTGCGCGTCCGCCGCAACAAGGACGTGAACTTTGTTTGGGAAGAGGCACTTTCGTTCAAGGGTGAAACCGGCCCATACTTGCAGTACACGCACGCGAGGCTGTCATCGTTGATTCAGAAGTACGGCAAGACACTGCCCGAAGCCGATGCCGACTTATCACTGCTTGGCGAAGAAGAGAAGAACGTCATCAAGTGGTTCGAGATTTATCCGGAAAGACTCCGCCAGGCTGCGGAATCGTATGAGACCTCCGGTTTGGCGGACTTCCTTTTGAATCTCGCGGGTGCCTTTAACAGTTACTGGCAAAGAATTCGCATCATCACCGACGATGCGGCTTTGACAAAAGCGCGTATGCAAATGGCGTACGCGGTACGAATCGTGCTGGCGAATGGTCTGCGCGTCTTGGGAATCGAACCTTTGGAGAAGATGTAA
- a CDS encoding MATE family efflux transporter, whose product MTDKIINITEGSIPRQVIRLAWPAVSAMFFRTALTIVNAVWVGRLGSNEMAAVISSMFVIWILFSLYDIVWTGAVAVVSRFYGARQFDTVSHAARQAIITGVAAAIPISILGCIFAGDMFAIMHTDKIVSDLGTSYLQILFGASVLMMLPELFASIFRATGDTKTPLMISTVVTFTNIILDPLLIFGIGPFPQIGVPGAALATVFSWVVGLSLFIVLIRGGRLTFKFNFSRFVRPDGRMIGELIKIGSPLAAAGVTFSVVYLFMNRITASFGTEAIAALGIGNRCESISYLTCFGFSLAVSTLVGQNLGAGKPERAAKSVWYALLFTGISTGVISLAFLMIPHVIASGFINDPKVIVIASDYLMILALSQTFMAIEIVMEGAFTGAGNTLPAMIVSLVGSFARFPLALYICHDLGVGVNGVWWSITLTTIVKGIALLIWFSRGKWKSKQIRVSASTDALQQG is encoded by the coding sequence ATGACAGACAAAATCATTAATATCACCGAGGGTTCAATCCCGCGTCAGGTGATTCGGCTCGCATGGCCGGCTGTCAGCGCGATGTTCTTCCGCACCGCATTGACAATCGTCAATGCAGTTTGGGTTGGTCGACTCGGATCGAATGAAATGGCCGCGGTCATAAGTTCGATGTTCGTCATCTGGATTCTCTTCAGCCTCTACGACATTGTTTGGACCGGAGCAGTCGCAGTTGTTTCCCGTTTCTATGGCGCCCGCCAATTCGACACAGTCTCGCATGCGGCGCGCCAGGCAATTATCACGGGTGTCGCGGCGGCGATTCCCATTTCCATACTCGGCTGTATTTTTGCCGGCGACATGTTTGCGATTATGCACACCGACAAGATCGTTTCTGACTTAGGCACGAGCTACTTACAGATTCTCTTCGGTGCGTCTGTCCTGATGATGCTGCCCGAACTGTTTGCGTCGATATTTCGCGCTACCGGCGATACCAAAACTCCGCTAATGATCTCGACCGTTGTCACATTTACCAATATCATTCTCGACCCGCTTCTTATTTTCGGAATCGGTCCGTTCCCGCAAATTGGTGTGCCCGGAGCCGCGCTGGCGACAGTATTTTCATGGGTCGTTGGTTTGTCGCTTTTCATTGTTCTGATTCGCGGCGGACGCCTCACATTCAAGTTCAATTTCTCGCGGTTCGTCCGTCCTGACGGAAGAATGATCGGCGAACTAATCAAGATCGGCTCACCGCTCGCCGCCGCCGGTGTGACCTTTTCAGTCGTCTACTTGTTCATGAATCGAATTACCGCCAGTTTCGGTACCGAAGCAATCGCCGCGCTTGGAATTGGCAACCGCTGCGAATCGATCTCATATCTTACTTGTTTCGGGTTCTCGCTCGCTGTATCGACATTGGTCGGCCAGAACCTCGGCGCAGGGAAACCGGAACGCGCCGCCAAGTCGGTTTGGTATGCGCTCCTATTCACCGGCATTTCTACCGGCGTAATCTCCCTGGCATTCCTGATGATTCCTCATGTCATCGCCTCTGGCTTTATCAACGATCCTAAAGTCATTGTCATCGCGTCAGACTACTTGATGATTCTCGCGCTCTCGCAGACCTTCATGGCGATTGAGATAGTGATGGAGGGCGCGTTTACCGGCGCAGGGAATACTCTGCCCGCGATGATCGTCTCGCTGGTCGGATCGTTTGCGCGCTTCCCATTGGCGTTATATATTTGTCATGACCTCGGCGTCGGAGTCAACGGTGTGTGGTGGTCAATCACCTTGACGACCATTGTCAAAGGAATCGCGCTGTTAATCTGGTTCAGCCGTGGAAAATGGAAGTCCAAACAGATTCGCGTTAGTGCAAGTACTGACGCCCTCCAGCAAGGCTAG
- a CDS encoding histone deacetylase, protein MKKVAYITHKDCLLHTCDGHPENAQRMLALDKAIYATGLIKSLTELEPRPATVEELELNHDHDYVRSVLRLKPEGLRLLDADTYINRDSANAAMLAYGAGLQAVELVTKGEFDRAFCCVRPPGHHALRDRSMGFCLFNNIAGAARFARQHCGVTRVAIIDFDVHHGNGTQDSFYDDPGVHFTSIHQWPFYPE, encoded by the coding sequence ATGAAGAAGGTCGCATACATAACCCACAAAGATTGCCTGCTTCACACCTGCGACGGCCACCCTGAAAACGCACAGCGTATGCTCGCGCTCGACAAAGCCATCTATGCAACCGGACTAATCAAAAGCCTCACAGAACTTGAACCGCGCCCGGCTACAGTGGAAGAGCTTGAGCTAAACCACGATCACGACTACGTAAGATCAGTTCTGCGTCTCAAACCCGAAGGATTGCGCCTGCTTGATGCCGATACATACATCAATCGCGACTCAGCAAATGCAGCAATGCTCGCTTATGGTGCAGGTCTGCAGGCAGTAGAGCTTGTAACCAAAGGCGAATTTGACCGCGCCTTTTGCTGTGTCCGGCCGCCGGGGCACCACGCTTTGCGCGATCGTTCGATGGGGTTCTGCCTATTCAACAACATTGCCGGTGCAGCCCGATTCGCACGCCAACATTGCGGGGTAACACGAGTCGCGATCATCGACTTCGATGTTCACCACGGCAATGGCACGCAGGACTCGTTCTACGATGACCCAGGCGTTCATTTCACAAGCATTCACCAATGGCCGTTCTATCCTGAATAA
- a CDS encoding fumarylacetoacetate hydrolase family protein, with amino-acid sequence MSKKFCRIAVDGKPTWGLVEGDQIVIIEGDLFSTHTVTKKTVPLAGARLLAPVTPTKIVCVGLNYADHVKESQSANAIPEEPVTFMKPLTALIGPEDIIRMPLASKRVDYEGEIGVVIAKTCRKLSPEQIAENIFGVTCVNDVTARDLQKKDVQWTRGKGFDTFCPVGPYLVTDLDYLSLNVSSRLNGETRQSSNSKNMIFAIPQLVSFMNHVMTLNPGDLIVTGTPEGVGPMSDGATVEIEVEGIGILRNYAKLDS; translated from the coding sequence ATGAGTAAGAAATTCTGTCGCATCGCAGTCGACGGCAAACCGACTTGGGGATTGGTCGAAGGTGATCAAATTGTCATCATCGAAGGCGATCTATTTTCGACCCACACTGTAACCAAGAAAACCGTGCCGCTCGCGGGTGCGCGACTTCTGGCACCGGTAACACCAACCAAGATCGTCTGCGTCGGGTTGAACTATGCCGATCATGTCAAAGAGAGCCAGTCAGCCAATGCCATCCCCGAAGAGCCTGTAACATTCATGAAACCGCTCACTGCATTGATCGGCCCCGAGGATATAATTCGCATGCCGCTGGCCAGCAAGCGCGTGGATTACGAAGGTGAAATCGGAGTTGTTATTGCCAAGACTTGTCGCAAACTCTCTCCGGAACAGATTGCGGAAAATATCTTCGGCGTTACTTGCGTCAACGATGTCACCGCTCGCGATCTTCAGAAGAAGGATGTCCAGTGGACTCGCGGCAAAGGGTTCGATACATTCTGTCCCGTCGGTCCGTACCTGGTGACCGACTTGGACTACCTGTCATTGAATGTCTCCTCGCGGCTCAACGGCGAAACACGGCAGTCCTCAAATAGCAAGAACATGATATTCGCGATTCCTCAACTTGTTTCGTTCATGAACCACGTGATGACGCTCAATCCGGGCGATCTGATCGTGACCGGTACACCGGAAGGTGTGGGTCCGATGTCAGACGGCGCAACAGTCGAAATCGAAGTTGAAGGCATTGGAATACTGCGGAACTACGCCAAGCTCGATTCGTAA
- the lptD gene encoding LPS assembly protein LptD, whose protein sequence is MKHAHFILFLLILFSGISGANAGRIRYEGSDQLKSSQTPDGTIIEFIGNVRFVKDSSNLSSDYAVLYESKQFVRLLGNVRIRQPQQTLGADSLHFDQKTEITKAWGQVVVEDQQRHVRVTGTQGIFLEKEEAMFMTGAPQLIVDYDMQRIPTIINADTIQFFAAADQVIAVSNVIIKQGSLNAESDSAEVFSGGEEISLFGNVRASQHNSELTGKQMIIKSQEKNLEKIEVYGGGEAVFRQLAKTSFENDSLIFNESRLTADRIDFFFANDLLHLIKAQGNSYTYYTPAPEDTTASGTNIASGDSTTLLFLNAELSEVKVVTSAEGIYMNPVGFDSTGTVALIDTIAYKADRIHFKIAERLIKLEQTAQVKQQTITLDAHKIDYDLNTKIVFAYAEPDTIPGKFKPLTLTDRTEAITGEELVYNLSDRRGKIKKSRTKLEQAFYSSNVLRKEEEDELLVKDGTYTTCEDPDPHFHFQSSSMKLVTNDKVFARPVVLYIESLPVLALPYFVFSIKKERHSGFLPLQFGNFERGSRFVNNVGYYWAVNDYWDLKTSMDISDIGLKFNSGVRYALRYKLAGSVSASYARETVYSGINRGRRTRGQLSFTHSHTIDPTLTMSGSGTFVSDKSYFTDFSTDLDERLDRQLRSQFSISKRWESASFTAAVDQTKDLDNNAHSERLPSLRFSRPQRPLFGTPVKALDKRWFHDIYVSYDNSLINSQSKSVLSSGAATRRKYAAFDQNLRFNAPLKAGGIFTVSPSVSLRDDWYYLPYSDQADSLDLQTNSLHSRQTWNAAIGLSTNLYGTVAPNVLAITGLRHVITPSASFNYQPEINRNREYASFTGFGSSGGESKNVSFRLANQFQMKYLKDEKEQKVTFLNYDVSASYDFVRDERRWSDVSSSLRAPTVKNLTLQISMTHDLYNPSTGELRWWSPYLKSMSINTGYSGSFSIPVGKPTDAVDEETGSSIGRRLVQYTISQRYTETRTSTRTTISNWVDFAAQFSITKNWRISYRQNYNVRERESTEKVVELHRDLHCWEGTFTWIPDGSRQGYYFKLSVKQLPDIKFEKSESGIRDALFGGISAFQQ, encoded by the coding sequence GTGAAACACGCGCACTTCATTCTATTTCTGCTTATTCTGTTCAGCGGAATTTCCGGCGCCAATGCCGGACGAATCCGCTACGAAGGCTCCGACCAGCTCAAGTCCTCGCAAACTCCCGATGGCACGATTATCGAGTTCATCGGCAATGTCCGGTTCGTCAAAGATTCCAGTAATCTGTCTTCCGACTATGCCGTCCTCTATGAATCAAAGCAATTCGTTCGCCTTCTTGGCAATGTCCGCATACGCCAGCCCCAACAGACTCTAGGCGCCGATAGCCTGCACTTCGATCAGAAAACCGAGATCACCAAAGCCTGGGGACAGGTTGTTGTCGAAGACCAACAGCGCCATGTCCGCGTAACGGGTACACAGGGTATCTTTCTTGAAAAGGAAGAAGCCATGTTCATGACCGGAGCCCCGCAGTTGATCGTCGACTATGACATGCAGCGCATACCGACAATCATCAATGCCGACACTATCCAGTTCTTCGCTGCCGCTGATCAGGTCATTGCTGTCAGCAACGTCATCATCAAGCAGGGAAGTCTCAATGCCGAATCGGATTCCGCTGAGGTTTTCTCCGGCGGTGAAGAAATCTCGTTGTTTGGCAATGTCCGCGCCTCCCAGCACAATTCCGAACTGACCGGCAAACAGATGATTATCAAATCGCAGGAAAAGAATCTCGAGAAAATCGAAGTATATGGCGGCGGCGAAGCAGTCTTCCGGCAACTGGCGAAGACCAGTTTCGAAAACGACTCGTTGATCTTCAACGAAAGCAGATTGACCGCTGACCGCATCGACTTCTTCTTCGCCAATGACCTGCTCCATCTGATCAAAGCGCAGGGCAACAGCTACACTTACTACACTCCTGCTCCCGAAGATACAACCGCCAGCGGCACCAATATTGCCTCCGGTGATTCAACCACGCTGTTGTTTCTAAATGCGGAATTATCCGAAGTCAAAGTCGTCACTTCGGCAGAAGGCATCTACATGAATCCCGTCGGATTTGATTCGACCGGCACCGTCGCCCTGATTGATACAATTGCTTACAAAGCTGATCGCATACATTTCAAAATCGCCGAGCGACTAATCAAACTCGAACAGACCGCGCAGGTCAAACAGCAGACAATCACGCTCGATGCCCACAAGATTGACTATGACCTCAACACCAAAATTGTCTTCGCCTACGCCGAACCCGACACCATTCCCGGGAAATTCAAACCGCTCACCTTAACTGATCGCACTGAAGCTATCACCGGCGAGGAACTGGTTTACAATCTCAGCGACCGCCGCGGCAAAATCAAAAAAAGCCGAACCAAGTTGGAGCAGGCATTTTACTCCAGCAATGTCCTGCGCAAAGAGGAAGAAGACGAACTGCTTGTCAAGGACGGCACTTACACGACTTGCGAGGACCCGGACCCGCATTTTCACTTCCAGTCTTCCAGTATGAAGTTGGTGACTAACGACAAGGTTTTCGCGAGACCTGTCGTGCTGTACATAGAATCCTTGCCGGTCTTGGCATTGCCGTATTTTGTGTTTTCGATCAAGAAAGAACGACACTCCGGATTCCTGCCACTGCAGTTCGGTAATTTCGAGCGCGGTTCGCGTTTCGTAAATAACGTAGGCTATTATTGGGCGGTAAATGACTATTGGGACTTGAAAACCTCGATGGACATTTCCGATATCGGCCTCAAATTCAACTCCGGTGTGCGCTATGCGTTGCGATACAAGTTAGCCGGTTCGGTGTCAGCATCGTATGCGCGCGAGACGGTCTATTCCGGAATCAACCGCGGACGCCGGACGCGTGGACAATTATCATTTACTCACAGCCACACAATAGATCCAACTCTAACCATGTCGGGAAGCGGCACCTTTGTGTCGGACAAGAGCTACTTCACCGACTTCTCAACTGATTTGGACGAGCGACTCGACCGTCAACTTCGTTCACAGTTCAGCATCTCCAAGCGATGGGAATCCGCTTCGTTTACAGCGGCAGTCGACCAGACCAAGGATTTGGACAACAACGCCCATTCGGAACGTCTGCCGTCGTTACGCTTTTCGCGACCGCAGCGACCGCTCTTCGGCACACCTGTCAAAGCGCTCGACAAGCGCTGGTTCCACGACATTTACGTGTCATACGACAACTCGCTCATAAACTCGCAGAGCAAGTCGGTACTTAGCAGCGGCGCAGCAACCCGGCGAAAGTATGCAGCATTCGACCAGAATTTGAGGTTCAATGCTCCGCTCAAGGCAGGTGGAATTTTCACGGTGTCACCTTCGGTTTCTCTTCGCGATGACTGGTACTACTTGCCGTACTCCGATCAAGCCGACAGTCTCGACTTACAGACCAATTCACTTCATAGCCGCCAGACTTGGAACGCCGCTATCGGACTCTCAACCAATTTGTATGGCACAGTTGCACCAAATGTCCTTGCGATCACCGGATTACGCCATGTGATTACGCCTTCTGCCAGCTTCAATTACCAGCCCGAAATCAACCGCAACCGGGAGTATGCATCTTTCACCGGTTTTGGCAGCTCCGGGGGTGAATCGAAGAACGTCAGCTTCCGATTAGCAAATCAATTCCAGATGAAGTATCTGAAGGACGAAAAAGAACAGAAAGTTACATTCCTCAACTACGATGTCTCAGCGAGCTACGATTTCGTTCGCGACGAACGCCGCTGGTCTGATGTCAGCTCCAGTCTTCGTGCGCCGACGGTCAAAAACCTCACGCTCCAAATATCCATGACACATGACCTCTACAATCCATCGACCGGCGAATTGCGTTGGTGGAGTCCGTATTTGAAGAGCATGAGCATCAACACTGGCTACAGCGGCTCATTCAGTATTCCAGTTGGGAAACCAACTGATGCGGTCGATGAAGAAACCGGCTCCAGCATTGGTCGCCGGTTAGTGCAGTACACGATTTCTCAGCGTTACACTGAGACACGCACATCGACGCGGACGACAATATCCAACTGGGTCGATTTTGCAGCGCAATTCTCAATTACCAAGAACTGGCGTATCAGCTATCGCCAGAATTACAATGTGCGCGAGCGCGAAAGCACCGAAAAAGTCGTTGAACTTCACCGCGACCTACACTGCTGGGAAGGCACTTTTACCTGGATTCCCGACGGTTCTCGGCAAGGTTACTACTTCAAGTTAAGCGTCAAACAGCTACCCGACATCAAGTTCGAGAAGTCGGAAAGCGGAATTCGCGATGCCTTGTTTGGCGGAATCTCCGCCTTCCAGCAGTAA